The genomic window GCGCGCCTACAAGGACGACGTGCTCGCGCACCTCGGCAGCGGACCGCTCATCGATGTGCGCTCCCCGGAGGAGTACGACGGCTCCCGCACCACCGCACCGGCGTACCCCGAAGAAGGCGCGCTGCGGGGCGGCCACATCCCGTCGGCGCAGAGCGTGCCCTGGGCGCGCGCGGTCGCGGCCGACGGCGGATTCAAGTCGCGGGCCGAACTGGACGCGATCTACCGCGACGAAGCAGGTCTTCAGGACGGCGACGCGATCGTCGCGTACTGCCGCATCGGGGAGCGTTCCAGTCACACCTGGTTCGTCCTCCGGCACCTCCTCGGCTTCGACGACGTGCGCAACTACGACGGATCCTGGACCGAGTGGGGCAGCGCCGTGCGCGTGCCGATCGTGACGGGTGCTGAGCCGGGGGCGGCTCCCGCCCGCTGAGCCGTGTGCACCCGCCGCGTGGGAGGATGGGAGTGATGACCGAAGCCGTCCTGCCCGACCGTCTCGCCGAGATCCGCGACGAGTTCCTCGAGCTGCCCGAGCCCGACCGCCTGCAGCTGCTCCTGGAGTATTCGTACGAGCTGCCGCCGGTCCCGGCGGAGTACGAGGACCATCCGGAACGTTATGAGCGCGTGGTCGAGTGCCAGTCCCCCGTCTTCATCGTCGTCGACGTCGATCCGGACGGCATCGTCGCGATGCACGCGACCGCCCCGCCCGAGGCGCCGACGACCCGCGGCTTCGCCAGCATCCTGGCGCAGGGGCTCACCGGCCTGTCTGCCGCGGAGGTGCTCTCGGTGCCGGGCGACTACCCGCAGACGC from Microbacterium sp. ProA8 includes these protein-coding regions:
- a CDS encoding SufE family protein, encoding MTEAVLPDRLAEIRDEFLELPEPDRLQLLLEYSYELPPVPAEYEDHPERYERVVECQSPVFIVVDVDPDGIVAMHATAPPEAPTTRGFASILAQGLTGLSAAEVLSVPGDYPQTLGLTRVVSPLRISGMTGMLLRAQRQVRAASPA